The following coding sequences lie in one Saccharopolyspora hordei genomic window:
- a CDS encoding TIGR03084 family metal-binding protein, producing MSGPEHAVLVDLRAESEELDALVAALDADQWRTPTPAEGWTIAHQIAHLAWTDERAHRAATDPERFRAEQPADAERLAALVDEAAAAGARLAPPELLERWRAGRADLLHALTTAPAGARVPWYGPPMKVPSLATARIMETWAHGQDVVDALGLERAPTRRLRHVAHIGVRTMGFAFSLHDLPVPTEPVRVELTAPDGELWTWGPPDAADRVSGPALDFCLLVTQRRHRDDLAVTATGRTAEQWLPIAQAFAGRPGPGRPSRVA from the coding sequence ATGTCCGGTCCGGAGCACGCCGTGCTGGTCGACCTGCGCGCCGAGAGCGAGGAGCTCGACGCCCTCGTCGCGGCGCTGGACGCCGACCAGTGGCGCACGCCGACGCCGGCCGAGGGCTGGACGATCGCGCACCAGATCGCCCACCTCGCCTGGACCGACGAGCGAGCGCACCGTGCGGCGACCGACCCCGAGCGGTTCCGGGCGGAGCAGCCCGCCGACGCCGAGCGCCTCGCAGCGCTGGTCGACGAGGCGGCCGCTGCGGGAGCCCGGCTGGCTCCGCCGGAGCTGCTGGAGCGGTGGCGCGCCGGGCGCGCGGACCTGCTGCACGCCCTCACCACGGCTCCCGCCGGAGCGCGCGTGCCGTGGTACGGCCCGCCCATGAAGGTCCCGTCCCTGGCCACCGCCCGGATCATGGAGACCTGGGCGCACGGTCAGGACGTGGTCGACGCGCTCGGCCTGGAGCGCGCCCCGACCCGTCGGCTGCGGCACGTCGCCCACATCGGCGTCCGCACGATGGGTTTCGCGTTCTCGCTGCACGACCTGCCCGTGCCGACCGAGCCGGTGCGGGTGGAGCTGACCGCGCCGGACGGCGAGCTGTGGACCTGGGGCCCGCCGGACGCGGCGGACCGGGTGAGCGGGCCGGCGCTGGACTTCTGCCTGCTCGTCACCCAGCGCCGCCACCGCGACGACCTGGCGGTCACCGCCACCGGGCGCACCGCCGAGCAGTGGCTGCCCATCGCGCAGGCCTTCGCGGGCCGCCCCGGTCCCGGACGGCCGAGCCGGGTCGCCTGA
- a CDS encoding sporulation protein: MVFKKLLGALGIGAPSVDTVLHQPTAHPGAALTGEVRITAGKQDITVEHVALRFAAHVETVDGPVAVEFHRAEVSGPRRLSGGQQDVVPFEVVLPWTTPISTVHGMVLDGVTLGVHTELGITGNSDATDLDPLAVEPLPAQLAVLDALGQLGLQFHGTGVRPGGEQEPPTVQEIEFFPPPQFAGRLNDVWLAFTADADGLGVVLEADKRSGIPTPGGDDLGRFRVGHGETSSTDWIGRVQDWLEQVAERRAGLGTAHGHLDGRGGSGIGGAVAGAALGAGAGLLGGMVLGEVLDEDDEF; the protein is encoded by the coding sequence ATGGTCTTCAAGAAGCTCCTGGGCGCGCTCGGGATCGGTGCCCCATCGGTGGACACGGTGCTCCACCAGCCCACCGCGCACCCGGGAGCGGCGCTCACCGGGGAAGTCCGCATCACCGCGGGCAAGCAGGACATCACCGTCGAGCACGTCGCGCTGCGCTTCGCCGCGCACGTCGAGACCGTCGACGGCCCGGTGGCCGTCGAGTTCCACCGCGCCGAGGTGTCCGGGCCCCGCCGGCTGAGCGGCGGGCAGCAGGACGTGGTGCCGTTCGAGGTGGTCCTGCCGTGGACAACGCCGATCAGCACCGTCCACGGCATGGTCCTGGACGGCGTCACCCTCGGCGTGCACACCGAGCTGGGCATCACGGGGAACTCGGACGCGACCGACCTCGACCCGCTGGCCGTCGAGCCGCTGCCCGCGCAGTTGGCCGTCCTGGACGCGCTCGGGCAGCTCGGCCTGCAGTTCCACGGCACCGGGGTGCGCCCCGGCGGGGAGCAGGAACCGCCGACCGTCCAGGAGATCGAGTTCTTCCCGCCGCCGCAGTTCGCCGGGCGGCTCAACGACGTCTGGCTCGCCTTCACCGCGGACGCCGACGGGCTCGGCGTGGTGCTGGAGGCCGACAAGCGCAGCGGGATCCCCACGCCGGGCGGGGACGACCTCGGCCGCTTCCGGGTCGGCCACGGGGAGACCTCGTCCACCGACTGGATCGGGCGCGTCCAGGACTGGCTGGAGCAGGTCGCCGAGCGGCGCGCGGGACTCGGCACCGCGCACGGCCACCTCGACGGTCGCGGAGGCTCCGGGATCGGTGGTGCGGTCGCCGGTGCTGCGCTCGGGGCGGGGGCCGGCCTCCTCGGCGGCATGGTCCTCGGCGAGGTGCTGGACGAGGACGACGAGTTCTGA
- a CDS encoding ESX secretion-associated protein EspG produces the protein MTAAAVRRAPATLHFGQVELDLLATHAGVPMPFPLRVPSFGRIAGEREVLLATAGHTLQLRGLADEDGPVGAAAELVTALREHRGTVDVVLEDESGTTAVVAIVYRSWALVCVQPLDGDATRPVRIHRVPADALTDALLDLVPAVPPARTMPITLPEHAVVTAHQVVAEVEDDQEKERRLRQLVRDCGGDPDALDQLAGLLSTPTGRRQVGATRRGARESARAGAELSWLDGPRGRVRVVPAKHGWVSINPMRQNDVRFAVEELARTARAPR, from the coding sequence ATGACCGCGGCGGCGGTGCGACGTGCCCCCGCGACCCTCCACTTCGGACAGGTGGAGCTGGACCTGCTGGCCACGCACGCCGGGGTGCCGATGCCGTTCCCGCTGCGCGTGCCGTCCTTCGGCCGCATCGCCGGGGAGCGGGAGGTGCTGCTGGCCACGGCGGGCCACACCCTGCAGCTGCGCGGGTTGGCCGACGAGGACGGACCGGTGGGCGCGGCCGCCGAGCTGGTCACCGCGCTGCGCGAACACCGCGGGACCGTCGACGTGGTGCTGGAGGACGAGTCGGGCACGACCGCGGTGGTGGCCATCGTCTACCGGTCGTGGGCGCTGGTCTGCGTGCAACCGCTGGACGGCGACGCGACGCGACCGGTCCGGATCCACCGGGTGCCGGCGGACGCGCTCACCGACGCGCTGCTCGACCTGGTCCCCGCCGTGCCCCCGGCGCGGACCATGCCGATCACGCTGCCCGAGCACGCGGTGGTCACCGCGCACCAGGTGGTCGCCGAGGTCGAGGACGACCAGGAGAAGGAGCGGCGGCTGCGCCAGCTCGTCCGCGACTGCGGCGGCGACCCGGACGCGCTCGACCAGCTCGCCGGCCTGCTGTCGACGCCGACCGGTCGCCGGCAGGTCGGGGCGACCCGGCGCGGTGCGCGCGAGAGCGCCCGCGCCGGCGCGGAACTGTCCTGGTTGGACGGTCCTCGCGGACGGGTGCGGGTGGTGCCGGCCAAGCACGGCTGGGTGAGCATCAACCCGATGCGGCAGAACGACGTGCGGTTCGCGGTCGAGGAGCTGGCCAGGACCGCCCGCGCGCCGCGGTGA
- a CDS encoding YbaB/EbfC family nucleoid-associated protein: METAAQWLADYDERLARAAADAKAANESLRQMSATVTSPRGEITVQVGPSGAMEDIRLTPAARAMEAEKLAQLILTTSQEAQRKVGAQVVEIMTEYVGEGPALDFVRANMPPAAGVEPGARSGGDEDDDFFDGPVVIV, translated from the coding sequence GTGGAAACAGCAGCGCAGTGGCTGGCGGACTACGACGAGCGGCTCGCGAGGGCCGCCGCGGACGCCAAGGCCGCGAACGAGAGCTTGCGGCAGATGAGCGCGACGGTGACCTCGCCGCGCGGTGAGATCACCGTGCAGGTCGGGCCGAGCGGCGCGATGGAGGACATCCGGCTCACGCCCGCGGCGCGGGCGATGGAGGCCGAGAAGCTGGCGCAGCTCATCCTGACGACCTCGCAGGAGGCGCAGCGCAAGGTCGGGGCGCAGGTCGTGGAGATCATGACCGAGTACGTCGGCGAGGGCCCGGCGCTGGACTTCGTCAGGGCGAACATGCCGCCCGCCGCCGGGGTCGAGCCCGGTGCCCGGTCGGGCGGCGACGAGGACGACGACTTCTTCGACGGCCCGGTGGTGATCGTCTGA
- a CDS encoding type VII secretion target, translating to MDLQVDPDQIRAHAGTVSGLASGLSDAARAVPAGPAEGSLGTFLQFLTAGLGSAMAQTGQTIAQAATTVEAVGEALVQTAEDYERTDDENAVRLLREDPR from the coding sequence ATGGACCTGCAGGTCGACCCCGACCAGATCCGGGCGCACGCCGGCACCGTCAGCGGACTGGCCAGCGGGCTGTCCGACGCGGCGAGGGCGGTCCCGGCCGGCCCCGCGGAGGGTTCGCTGGGCACGTTCCTCCAGTTCCTGACCGCCGGGCTGGGCTCCGCCATGGCCCAGACCGGGCAGACCATCGCCCAGGCCGCCACCACCGTGGAGGCGGTCGGCGAGGCGCTGGTGCAGACCGCCGAGGACTACGAGCGCACCGACGACGAGAACGCGGTGCGGCTGCTCCGGGAGGACCCGCGATGA
- a CDS encoding NPP1 family protein: MVAARRTSTRGFAARAVLGASALVLVLPGSAFAEPPQALPGSAPEADRTWQPAFDYDGDGCYPTPAIGPDGTVAEGLDPSGSLSGDCHDPSDLDNTNSYSRSQCDASGWCAYLYDLYFEKDQALDGVNDPFGHRHDIEHVVVWVHEGQAKYVSTSAHGDYSTYPAEEVSWEGTHPKIVYHKDGISTHAFRLAGADEEPENHHGTWQYPPLVGWDDYPEGIRDKLTSADFGKASLGIKDGAFEDNLAKAKPEDVPFDPHG; encoded by the coding sequence ATGGTTGCTGCGCGCCGGACATCGACCAGGGGCTTCGCCGCACGAGCGGTCCTCGGGGCCTCGGCGCTGGTGCTCGTGCTGCCGGGGTCCGCGTTCGCGGAACCGCCGCAGGCGCTGCCGGGCTCCGCGCCGGAGGCGGACCGCACCTGGCAGCCCGCGTTCGACTACGACGGCGACGGGTGCTACCCGACGCCGGCGATCGGGCCGGACGGCACCGTGGCCGAGGGGCTCGATCCCTCCGGCTCGCTCAGCGGCGACTGCCACGATCCGTCCGACCTGGACAACACGAACTCCTACTCGCGTTCCCAGTGCGATGCGAGCGGCTGGTGCGCCTACCTCTACGACCTGTACTTCGAGAAGGACCAGGCCCTCGACGGCGTGAACGACCCGTTCGGGCACCGGCACGACATCGAGCACGTCGTGGTGTGGGTGCACGAGGGCCAGGCGAAGTACGTCTCCACCTCCGCGCACGGCGACTACTCGACGTACCCGGCCGAGGAGGTCTCCTGGGAGGGCACCCACCCGAAGATCGTCTACCACAAGGACGGCATCAGCACGCACGCCTTCCGGTTGGCCGGCGCCGACGAGGAACCCGAGAACCACCACGGGACCTGGCAGTACCCGCCGCTGGTGGGGTGGGACGACTACCCCGAGGGCATCCGCGACAAGCTGACCTCGGCCGACTTCGGCAAGGCCAGTCTGGGCATCAAGGACGGTGCCTTCGAGGACAACCTGGCCAAGGCCAAGCCCGAGGACGTCCCGTTCGACCCCCACGGCTGA
- a CDS encoding WXG100 family type VII secretion target: protein MTVQITIGATLPEVGELKSTLAAVRDRGWLSGDLSGSNPGVESLGSPSSPLSALSDSGFGFITASVSFLDEPLQQLAGDPSSVSAGAQGFQDAGRGVSSIADSYQQSVGPETSGWSGDTAASYLATGAELVDSIAGLGDASTALAEAVTGAGEAAAKALQEVTALVSEATGKIIMILNQAVAAAQATFGASVAAAIPQAVQVAAEYGGRIVAVMQQLLSSNQGLLQHVGATAKAVATLTDSMSKITELCQRSAGTSGSTTGSTSTLASTTTPTARTASHGTTPTYGSTPEATGDPASAEDSPAATTLAWNTSST, encoded by the coding sequence ATGACGGTGCAGATCACGATCGGCGCGACGCTGCCGGAGGTCGGGGAGCTCAAGTCGACGCTCGCCGCGGTCCGCGACCGCGGCTGGCTGTCCGGTGACCTCAGCGGGTCGAACCCCGGCGTCGAGTCCCTCGGGTCGCCGAGCAGCCCGCTGTCGGCGCTGTCGGACTCCGGTTTCGGCTTCATCACCGCGTCGGTGTCCTTCCTCGACGAACCGCTCCAGCAGCTGGCCGGCGACCCCAGCTCGGTCTCCGCCGGAGCGCAGGGCTTCCAGGACGCCGGGCGCGGGGTGTCCTCGATCGCCGACTCCTACCAGCAGTCGGTCGGTCCGGAGACCAGCGGCTGGTCCGGTGACACCGCGGCCAGCTACCTGGCCACCGGCGCGGAGCTGGTGGACAGCATCGCCGGGCTCGGTGACGCCAGCACCGCGCTGGCCGAAGCGGTGACCGGCGCGGGCGAAGCCGCGGCGAAGGCGCTGCAGGAGGTCACGGCGCTGGTCTCCGAGGCCACCGGCAAGATCATCATGATCCTCAACCAGGCGGTGGCCGCAGCGCAGGCCACCTTCGGCGCCAGCGTGGCGGCCGCGATCCCGCAGGCCGTGCAGGTCGCCGCCGAGTACGGCGGCCGGATCGTGGCGGTGATGCAGCAGCTGCTCAGCAGCAACCAGGGCCTGCTGCAGCACGTGGGCGCGACGGCGAAGGCGGTCGCCACCCTGACCGACTCGATGTCGAAGATCACCGAGCTGTGCCAGCGGTCGGCCGGCACGTCGGGCAGCACGACCGGGTCGACGAGCACGCTCGCGTCCACCACGACCCCGACCGCGCGGACCGCGTCGCACGGCACCACACCGACGTACGGCAGCACGCCGGAGGCGACCGGGGACCCGGCGTCGGCGGAGGACTCGCCCGCCGCCACGACGCTCGCGTGGAACACGTCGAGCACCTGA
- a CDS encoding ion transporter, whose product MNTRQRVRLLVDAPAFQRVIIAVILVNALALGCETSPTLMAHHGWLLHAVDRAALAVFTVEIAARLYAHGWRFFRDPWNCFDAVIVGVSLLPTTGTFGVLRALRVLRVLRLISAVPNMRRVVGALLTAVPGMASIAALLVLILYVGSVIGTKLFGHIAPEYFGDLGDSLFTLFQVMTGEAWSEVARSVMEDEPLAWVFFVAYIAVTTFTVLNLFIAVAVSAMESQISEERDDSAETVQQLLGEVRGLRAELRELRAEVGGAPTSVRP is encoded by the coding sequence GTGAACACGCGTCAACGGGTCCGCCTGCTGGTCGACGCACCGGCGTTCCAGCGAGTCATCATCGCGGTCATCCTCGTCAACGCGCTGGCCCTCGGCTGCGAGACCTCACCGACGCTCATGGCCCACCACGGCTGGCTGCTGCACGCGGTGGACCGGGCCGCGCTCGCGGTGTTCACGGTGGAGATCGCCGCGCGGCTCTACGCCCACGGCTGGCGGTTCTTCCGCGACCCGTGGAACTGCTTCGACGCCGTCATCGTCGGGGTCTCGCTGCTGCCCACGACCGGGACGTTCGGCGTCCTGCGGGCCCTGCGGGTGCTGCGCGTGCTGCGCCTGATCTCCGCGGTCCCCAACATGCGGCGCGTGGTCGGCGCGCTGCTGACGGCGGTGCCCGGGATGGCCTCGATCGCCGCGCTGCTCGTGCTCATCCTCTACGTGGGGTCGGTCATCGGCACCAAGCTGTTCGGCCACATCGCCCCGGAGTACTTCGGCGACCTCGGCGACTCGCTGTTCACCCTGTTCCAGGTGATGACCGGGGAGGCCTGGTCGGAGGTGGCGCGCAGCGTCATGGAGGACGAGCCGCTGGCCTGGGTCTTCTTCGTCGCCTACATCGCGGTCACCACGTTCACCGTGCTGAACCTGTTCATCGCGGTCGCCGTGTCCGCGATGGAGTCGCAGATCAGCGAGGAACGCGACGACAGCGCGGAGACCGTCCAGCAGCTGCTCGGCGAGGTGCGCGGGCTGCGGGCCGAACTGCGCGAGCTCCGCGCCGAGGTCGGGGGCGCACCGACCTCGGTGCGCCCCTGA
- a CDS encoding class F sortase, whose translation MRTVLLVLWSAVLMTVVVAADTRPVDARSAPPPAATHAVEAAGPVPGDPRPRAIRIPSIPVESTLVPLGLNPDGTAEVPPVEDAEQAGWYRLGPGAGEVGPFVVLGHVDSHTEAGVFYRLRDLRPGDRVEVDRVDGSRVTYVVDRVETAPKDHFPTEAVYGDVPRPEIRLITCGGAFDEDARSYEDNVIVYGHLR comes from the coding sequence GTGCGAACCGTGCTCCTGGTGCTGTGGTCCGCTGTGCTCATGACCGTCGTGGTGGCGGCCGACACCCGTCCGGTGGATGCGCGCTCCGCTCCGCCCCCGGCGGCCACCCACGCCGTCGAGGCCGCCGGCCCGGTCCCGGGCGACCCGCGCCCGCGAGCCATCCGCATCCCCAGCATCCCCGTCGAGTCGACCCTCGTGCCGCTCGGACTCAACCCCGACGGCACGGCCGAAGTGCCGCCGGTCGAGGACGCCGAGCAGGCGGGGTGGTACCGGCTCGGCCCGGGCGCCGGTGAGGTCGGCCCCTTCGTGGTGCTGGGCCACGTCGACTCCCACACCGAGGCGGGCGTGTTCTACCGGTTGCGCGACCTGCGTCCTGGCGACCGGGTCGAGGTGGACCGGGTGGACGGTTCGCGGGTCACCTACGTGGTGGACCGCGTGGAGACCGCCCCGAAGGACCACTTCCCCACCGAGGCCGTCTACGGCGACGTGCCGAGACCCGAGATCCGGCTGATCACCTGCGGCGGCGCCTTCGACGAGGACGCGCGCAGCTACGAGGACAACGTGATCGTCTACGGCCACCTCCGGTGA
- a CDS encoding MFS transporter, whose protein sequence is MSAGAEVRTERGSVLAVLRSRHVPRLLSASLIGRLPTGMAPLAILLTVRGNGGDYRLAGLLAALYAGSAAVSGPVLGRLIDRTRQAPVLLASAVVSTAAFLALGLVDPVRSAVVGALAAVVAGAATPQLEPCLRVLWEHVVAGEHHVRAAFSLDAATQELIFVCGPLAVLGATAFGGPPAGLLAAAAVGLFGTTWFATARPARAWRGTPTAGHWAGPLRGAGVLRLFAALVCVGATIGAFTVGITGHAEVAGSSTAAGWLIALNAAGALVGGLAYTAVPAARREDRRLLVLLALLALGYLPLVSVLSVPVMAVFAFLSGCSLPAVLASAFALIARMAPEGTLTEAHAWMITSFGVGNALGSAAAGTLLDLVAPWAAFVLATAAACTGAALAVRRLLA, encoded by the coding sequence GTGAGCGCCGGGGCGGAGGTCCGCACCGAGCGGGGTTCGGTCCTGGCGGTGCTGCGGTCCCGGCACGTGCCGCGGTTGCTGTCCGCCTCGCTGATCGGCCGGCTGCCGACGGGCATGGCGCCGCTGGCGATCCTGCTCACCGTCCGCGGGAACGGCGGGGACTACCGCTTGGCCGGTCTGCTCGCCGCCCTGTACGCCGGGAGCGCCGCGGTGAGCGGACCGGTGCTCGGCCGGCTCATCGACCGGACCCGCCAGGCCCCGGTGCTGCTGGCCAGCGCTGTGGTCTCCACCGCGGCGTTCCTGGCGCTGGGCCTGGTCGACCCGGTGCGCTCGGCGGTGGTCGGCGCGCTCGCCGCCGTGGTCGCGGGTGCTGCGACGCCGCAACTGGAACCGTGCCTGCGAGTGCTCTGGGAGCACGTCGTGGCGGGCGAGCACCACGTGCGCGCGGCGTTCTCGCTGGACGCGGCCACCCAAGAGCTGATCTTCGTGTGCGGCCCGCTGGCCGTGCTCGGTGCCACCGCGTTCGGCGGTCCACCAGCGGGACTGCTGGCCGCGGCGGCCGTGGGGTTGTTCGGCACCACCTGGTTCGCCACGGCGCGCCCGGCGCGGGCCTGGCGCGGCACGCCGACCGCAGGGCACTGGGCGGGGCCGCTGCGCGGCGCGGGCGTGCTCCGGCTGTTCGCGGCGCTGGTCTGCGTCGGGGCCACCATCGGGGCGTTCACCGTGGGCATCACCGGACATGCCGAGGTGGCGGGCAGTTCCACTGCCGCCGGGTGGCTCATCGCGCTCAACGCGGCCGGTGCGCTGGTCGGTGGGCTCGCCTACACCGCCGTGCCTGCCGCACGCCGCGAGGACCGGCGCCTGCTCGTGCTGCTGGCCCTGCTCGCCCTCGGCTACCTGCCGCTGGTCTCGGTCCTGAGCGTCCCGGTGATGGCGGTGTTCGCGTTCCTCAGCGGTTGCTCGCTGCCCGCGGTGCTGGCGTCGGCGTTCGCGCTGATCGCGCGGATGGCCCCGGAGGGCACGCTGACCGAGGCGCACGCCTGGATGATCACCTCGTTCGGCGTCGGCAACGCGCTGGGTTCGGCGGCAGCGGGCACCCTGCTGGACCTGGTCGCGCCCTGGGCGGCGTTCGTGCTGGCCACCGCGGCCGCGTGCACCGGTGCGGCGCTGGCCGTCCGCCGCCTGCTCGCCTGA
- a CDS encoding oxidoreductase — translation MRSTAEPLTDAERRFDALLAQGRTLGPDADVLPPPNGLPSGEQRIRGEFLASRLIESLEDGGWRPFARRGAQPLVIAVEGATITGQLDLRNADLPYLLEFLGCRFEEAPDLRQCRLAGLVLWRCRFPGMHARNLAVGNDVVLRECASVGGILDLADADLGGSLLLNDSELRNPGQRCVYADRLAVSGAVLGIRLQTSGEIRVPGAKIGGNLTLSGAALRHRGRNALNATGIRIGGSLRLDVDPLTGRSFTAAGTLRLPSAHISGDLRLRDAVLEPGARPPRRGDSHYDDPTASLIADRCEVRGEVQVDQGFRSGGTVRLVSAVIGGNLRMAEATVDVSWLRPAPDAVLHPLRAVNMDGATVSGNLDARSTTVRGQWRMTDLEVGGSIQLDRARLTGPRTDVLVGSRISVGSSVECRSAEVVGSLQLPGAQIGASVDLRGAQLTKPAWHQHRNHYKPSLDLRGARIERDLVCAEGERPFSAEGTVQLRWAQVGRHINFWGCELGDGASRTAFNASGVQTQELTLLPTTPPRGRITLRQAQCELLADNAAVWESSGGVDCEDFTYQNFTESFELDDRERVHQRLGWLRATSGGAYQPGTYDQLAEVFRSNGLEEHAVAVLIEKQRHRYAAIARTARPGLRWPVQLWSWLQRATVGYGYRPLRAVVWLVAFAVAGTAWFSAHPLVPINEQDHPVWNPLLYTLDQMLPVVSLGHDDMWQARGVSQWVMVALVTAGWTLATTVAAGISRALHREH, via the coding sequence GTGAGGAGCACCGCAGAACCGCTGACCGACGCGGAGCGCCGGTTCGACGCGCTGCTGGCGCAGGGCCGGACGCTCGGGCCGGACGCCGACGTGCTCCCGCCGCCGAACGGCCTCCCCAGCGGCGAGCAGCGGATCCGCGGCGAGTTCCTCGCGTCGCGGCTCATCGAGTCCTTGGAGGACGGTGGCTGGCGGCCGTTCGCCCGGCGCGGCGCGCAACCGCTCGTCATCGCCGTGGAGGGCGCCACGATCACCGGCCAGCTCGACCTGCGCAACGCCGACCTGCCGTACTTGCTGGAGTTCCTGGGCTGCCGGTTCGAGGAGGCACCCGACCTGCGGCAGTGCCGGCTGGCCGGGCTGGTGCTGTGGCGCTGCCGGTTCCCGGGCATGCACGCGCGCAACCTCGCCGTCGGCAACGACGTGGTGCTGCGCGAGTGCGCCAGCGTCGGCGGGATCCTCGACCTGGCCGACGCCGACCTCGGCGGGTCGCTGCTGCTCAACGACAGCGAGCTGCGCAACCCCGGGCAGCGCTGCGTCTACGCCGACCGGCTGGCGGTGTCCGGCGCCGTGCTCGGGATCCGGTTGCAGACCTCCGGTGAGATCCGCGTCCCCGGCGCGAAGATCGGCGGCAACCTGACGCTGTCCGGCGCCGCGCTGCGCCACCGCGGCCGGAACGCCCTCAACGCCACCGGGATCCGCATCGGCGGGTCGCTGCGGCTGGACGTGGACCCGCTGACCGGCCGGTCGTTCACCGCCGCCGGCACGCTGCGACTGCCCAGCGCCCACATCTCCGGGGACCTGCGGTTGCGGGACGCCGTGCTGGAGCCGGGTGCGCGCCCGCCGCGCCGCGGCGACTCGCACTACGACGACCCGACCGCCTCGCTCATCGCCGACCGGTGCGAGGTCCGCGGCGAGGTGCAGGTCGACCAGGGCTTCCGCAGCGGCGGCACGGTGCGCTTGGTCAGCGCGGTCATCGGCGGCAACCTGCGGATGGCCGAGGCCACCGTCGACGTGTCCTGGCTGCGCCCGGCCCCCGATGCGGTGCTCCACCCGCTGCGCGCGGTGAACATGGACGGGGCGACGGTGTCCGGCAACCTCGACGCCCGGTCCACCACCGTGCGCGGGCAGTGGCGGATGACCGACCTGGAGGTCGGCGGCAGCATCCAGCTCGACCGCGCCCGGTTGACCGGGCCGCGCACCGACGTCCTGGTCGGCAGCAGGATCTCCGTGGGCAGCAGCGTGGAGTGCCGCAGCGCCGAGGTGGTCGGCTCGCTGCAGCTGCCGGGCGCGCAGATCGGCGCGAGCGTCGACCTGCGCGGTGCGCAGCTGACCAAACCGGCCTGGCACCAACACCGCAACCACTACAAGCCGTCGCTGGACCTGCGCGGGGCGCGCATCGAGCGCGACCTGGTGTGCGCCGAGGGCGAGCGGCCGTTCTCCGCCGAGGGCACCGTCCAGCTCCGCTGGGCGCAAGTCGGCAGGCACATCAACTTCTGGGGCTGCGAGCTCGGCGACGGCGCCTCGCGGACCGCGTTCAACGCCTCCGGTGTGCAGACCCAGGAGCTCACGCTGCTGCCGACGACGCCACCGCGCGGGCGGATCACGTTGCGGCAGGCGCAGTGCGAGCTGCTCGCCGACAACGCCGCGGTGTGGGAGTCGTCGGGCGGGGTGGACTGCGAGGACTTCACGTACCAGAACTTCACGGAGTCCTTCGAGCTCGACGACCGGGAGCGGGTGCACCAGCGCCTGGGCTGGCTGCGCGCCACCTCCGGTGGCGCCTACCAGCCCGGCACCTACGACCAGCTCGCCGAGGTCTTCCGCAGCAACGGCCTGGAGGAGCACGCGGTCGCGGTGCTCATCGAGAAGCAGCGCCACCGCTACGCCGCGATCGCCCGCACCGCGCGTCCCGGGCTGCGCTGGCCGGTCCAGCTGTGGAGCTGGTTGCAGCGGGCCACCGTCGGCTACGGCTACCGGCCGCTGCGGGCGGTGGTGTGGCTGGTCGCGTTCGCCGTGGCCGGCACCGCCTGGTTCAGCGCCCACCCGCTGGTGCCGATCAACGAGCAGGACCACCCGGTGTGGAACCCGCTGCTGTACACGTTGGACCAGATGCTGCCGGTGGTCAGCCTCGGCCACGACGACATGTGGCAGGCGCGCGGCGTCTCCCAGTGGGTGATGGTCGCGCTGGTCACCGCCGGGTGGACGCTGGCCACCACGGTGGCCGCGGGCATCAGCCGCGCCCTGCACCGCGAGCACTGA